CTtaaaccaaaccatatatatttttaaaccgATCAATCCACACTAAACACACTCCAAAGTGCCACCAACTTGAAGAACAATTCCACATATTCCATATGAGTCTAAAGATTAACCATCCAATCAATacttttaattaaacaaaataaaatatttaacagTTAGATTATACaatttattgaattattaaatagATTAACGGACTCTAACTCAAActtaacaaaaatgaaaaaaaaaaaacaaaaaaaaaaaaacaaaaaacaaaagaaaaacacgtTGAACAAAAGTGTGAAAACGAGAGAGAAGAGGCATAGTCGGCAGCATCCAAATCTATTAACCCAAACAAAACACGAATCCCCAACAAACAAGCTCAATACGCACCGTTTCGACACGCACGAGgcttcttcatctttttctgGTAAAATCTCACCTTTTTTCTACTTCTTCCTTCAATTTATTTACCCTAATTCTTCTCTATGACCTTTTCCAATGCCATGCCATCATAACTTATatttgacttttttaataatcGCTTTTTTTTCctccaattaattaattattgtacAATCGCTTTTTCTACTTCTCTTCTCTCCCTCCAACCAACAAGAacccttttttcttctttcttctttccccATTCCCATTCATATTACTTTTTCATTTCATTCATCCTCGTTTTCTCTCAGATTCTCTCTGCTTTTCCATTATTCCCCTATTTCAAGGTTAATTTCAATCTcgcttttcctttttcctttttcaattttcaatttccagtttCAGCTCTTcaattcattttttccttttcATCTCTAACCTTAATTTGGAAAACGTGCTTTTTCTTCCATCTTTTATCTcttcatgtttttatttttgatttttttcttcagGTTTTGAGgtgttttaattcaattaaatgttttttaattttatttttcttcctgtTTTTTGTTGTTAGTTCAATTTTATGCATCAGGGTTTTTTCACTTTCTTAGCAGAATATGAAACTGAAGGTAGTAGCTTTGAGGAATCTATGTGTATGATTTTGGATAGTATATGTTATTAGgatcaaaaagtgtttttttttaaatttgatttttttattgtaaATTTTGTTTGTTGAAGACAAGTTTTATGTAGAAGCTTTGAGAGAGATGAAAGGATATGATTGTGGGACCCAATATATGCTAGATTCCATTTTCTAAGCTTATGAAATAGTATTAATTCTTGAGAGTGACTTGTATTTTTTGAtcacttgttgttgttgttggtatacTACCAGTACATAGCTGTCACTATGCTTTTGTTTTTTTGGAATAAATCATTATGCTTTTACTTTCAttcatttagttttttttttttgtattgccCTGTAAGTTATTCAGATTGGATTTGAGATTTGGGATTTGTTGTAGCTTTACTACTTGTCatacttttgttttcttttgaatTGAAGTTGATTCCAAGAGAAATTGTTTTGTGTTTGTCTTTTTTAGGAAGGAACAGATGTCTGGGGTTGCAAAGGAGGAAGAGTCGGGTTGGGGTGCTTCGTTTTTTATGCAGACAACGGAAGATGTGGCTAAAGCTGTTTCTGCTGCTATGAATACTCCACGGCCTTCTGTTATTTATTCGTCGAAAAATGAACAGGGTGGTAGTCAACTTCAAAGGCTGCAGTATCAAGTTACGAAGATGATAAAAGGCTTTTCTCGCCCTCCTGAAGTTAAATATGCGAATTATAATCCGGAAATCTTGACGAGTCAGAAGAGGCAATGGGCTGCCAACTTTCATTTGCAGTACAATGTAATGTCTTCTGATTGAATGTTCATTTTCTACCCTTTTGGGTATAATAAACTAGTATAAAGGACTTAAGCTGGTTGCAGTGTTATCAAATATCCGCAATTGCGGTGCTATGGCTGATATACATGGTGGTTTTTGGACTCACCACAATGGTAAATATCGGGCGATATTGTGGGTTTTTCAGCCATAATCCGCTATAATGGCACCCCAAAGCGTCCTGTATGGCGGGGTTTTGGCTCTCTGCCATGGACCACCATCTGCCTTGGACAACACAGACTGGTTGTTATTGTAGGATCTTTTTGGATacctctttttgttgtttttccttGTTTTGGCCCCTAGCATGGGTTCCTTATTTGAAATTTCAACTTTTAAACATAGTATATGTATGTGTTTCTACTAGCCACATGCTATCGTtagttttgtttttgtctttACACCTTTTCTTTTTGACTCCACACACAAACTCATAAACTAAGGGGTTCATAGGTAGTTCCAAACTCTTATACACTCTCTGGTTTTTGTTTTCTTAGGATCATAAGTCTTGGAAGGAGCCAACGAAGTTGTTTGAAAGTATGGTGGTTGTTGGACTTCATCCTAATTCTGACATTCAGGCGCTGCAAAGGCAATATTTGGTGAGGAGGTCTGAAGGCTCTGGTAAATTGAGAAGTGCACTTGGTTATCAAAATCAATCCCGCGTGGAGCCTAATGTTGAACCTCAGGTTTTGATCATTGGATACAGATATTGAATTATCATTAGTACTGTAGTGTTCATTCTTATTGTGTCTGTCTTGTGCTTGTAGTTTTTATATGTTTATGCTTACTATGTATCAATATCATGAAATTTTTTGCAGGTCTTATTTGTTTATCCTCCAGAAAAGCAGCTACCTCTTAAAGAAAAAGATCTCCTTTCTTTCTGTTTCCCTGGAGGTCTTGAGGTTAGGTCTAAGCTAGATGAACATTTATGTCTAATAATATTCCTATCTATCATTATTACTATCATCACCATTTGTACACCCTACATTCATAAGAGTAAGATCAACCCGGGTTACATCTAGCATTGGGAAATTATTTCAGCAAAAAAAAGTTCTGGCAAATTACCTCTAGACCATGAAAGCTTTCAAATTTTATGGTGTATGCATGTCTATCTTCTGTTGTATTTTCTTTAGTTTTTAATGGAGTTTGGGTTTATTGCTGTCATTATTTTGAAAGCAAAGAATATAGCTTGGTACCGACTGTCTATTAGTATAATAACAGTACATGTACCCTAAATCATCACCGTGATCATCATTCATGTTTTATAgtatttaaaattatttcattGATCTGTGTGTCATCTATTGGAATATATATACCTGCTTGCCTTCAGATTTATGTATTTTAACGTGAATAACTTCTGTAAAGCTTTacttaaaattttcttttatccTGGATGTGATTTTAGGTTAATGCTGTTGAGAAAACCCCTTCCATGAGTGAATTAAATGAAATTCATTTCGGGCAGGTATTTACGTAATATTATGCTTCTGTAAAGCTTACGCAATATGCATATTATTTTCTTGGTCATTGTTGGATTGCTATTTTAATTAGTTAACAAGTCATGCATCTTCAACTTCATTGTATATTAGCATGATAGATTTGTAAGCTTACTCTGTACCAAGGGCATTTTACTCTTGCTTGATGTTCAGTTCTTCAAAATTTGAAGATTTcaaacttattattatttttttttttaaattaaagacaCTGTATTAATAGTTATTATTCTTTTAGTGGTTGTCCGTATCTATGAAAAACATTTCAGAATCTGGTTGCTGAGCCAGTTATGCGTCTTTTACTAAAGTCTGTCCTGCTAAATGTTTTGTAAATTGTAACTGATTGTGTTGCTGCAAGCCGCCTGCAACTGTCTTGTTATCACTTGTTTTTGTCAGATATTATGtgagatttttttaattatagtttcaTATATTTGTAAGTATATTAATGCTAATTTATTTAGGCATATCATAAGTTTTAAAACACTGATAGCAGTACCAATTGTCATGTTTGtatattgtttttttcaggaACATTTTAAACAAAGGGATCTGTCATTTGTGTTTAGGTTACAGGTAACTGAAGAGATTTAAtccttacttttttttttttcaccttTACTTTTTCTACCTTTGGTTGTTTTTTTTCAAGTGCTTTGATGACTGACTATATAACTCTGGGCTTTTGTTCTGTCCTAAACAAATACATTTTAAGGACGAGGATTGGATCACAGGAAACTTTTTTCATAACATGATGTGGGACTATATTAGAGATAATGGGAAAATACTATTCATTGgcattttcaatatttttcctCTCCAATGGATCTTTTAAATTATTCATAACAATACTATTTTAGAAATTATATGAAAAGAGGCTGTTGGTATAAAAATCTACTTAGGATTTTTAATCTGGTAATTGTTTAACAATGTTCAGAGTGGCTCATAAGTTACTCATTTTATGTTCAATTGATCCTTTTTCAAACTTTTAAAGACTGTTTCTTAAGCGTcctttatttagtttttatttttcatgttgAACTCAATCCTGTACTGACAATATTTTGTATTGTTTCGTCATAGGGTGCTGATAATTCAACACTTTATGGGTGTTGTGTCTTAGTTGAAGAGCTAGTGCATAAACCCTCTGGATTGCTTTCTATGGTTCCGGAGAAGCAGGCGGCATCCAACTCTTCTTTGAGACGCCATATATTAACCACACAAAGATGTTACTGCATTCTCTCAAGGCTCCCATTTTTTGAGTTGCATTTTGGTGTATTGAACAGGTAGGTATTTTATAATAATGCTGAGTTCCCTCCCACAATGAGGGGTAATTTGTTGAAAATGTTTGCAATCTCATTGTCACCTATTGTATAAATATTTGCAATATCAATCACATTGTCATGCATGCTCCAAAGCTGAAAAACTGTTTAGTGAACACGTCTGATTTGGTTCAGTTTTACGGGATTAACCTTAAGTTCTTTTTGAAATCTATATATGCATGTATTTTGTGTGGTTTTTTAAACATTTATCAGTGTTTGCTATGGCATTCACTCACTTATCTTAGTATGTTGATATCTCTGTAGCATCTTCATGCAAGAAAGGCTGGAGCGCTTGACAAGAAGCgttgaatattttaatgaatttccTGAAGGTAGTTATGAGGGAGAAAACTTGGAAGGAAATTCAGAGCGTCTTGTGGTGAATGATAGGCTTACCGAagacaaacttgatgagaatccAAGAATTTCTCAATCAAACCTAAATAATTCCCAACCCAAAAACTCCGAGGATGATAGTAATCATCAAGAGAAACAAATGGTAAATGAGGAGATGCATACACTTAAGGAGGGAGCAGATGATGATAATATTGTACCTATTCATCCTGAAACTGATGGAGAAATTGTCAAAGAAATGTCTGGCCTTACAATTGCTGAAGATAGTAATACGTATGGCAATGCCTTGGCAACAAACAAACAGTCAGAAGATAGGCGTTTACCAAATGCTATTTTGCCCCTCCTTCGGTATAGCCAGTACGAAAGCTCCGAATCTTCCTGCAGGTACATGACATTGTGATTGTCTAGTGCATCTTGCCAGTATATCTTATTGACCTCCACATGAAATAATGGTGCATACGGTGCCATCACCTATCTTATGAGTTTTTTACTTTTTCAATCACATCTGAAATGACTAAAAATAAGAAACAGTTTTATACATTAATCTGTTCTGTATGTTGTTTAATGAGCTTTCTATATAGGTTTAAATAATTGTCTGTTGCTTATTGCTTGACTTCATTTGACAGCAAATATGTGAATGGATTTTGTTTTATGTTAGTGGGAGGCACATAGTCTTTCATTGTTGCTTATGCTCTGGTGTATCTCATACCTGCCACTTGATGTGGTTTAATTTAGAGACTTGATGTGGTTTAATATAGAGATAAATGGAGTCTCTGATTTATATCAGCTTAGCTGTAGTTTCTCTTTTCTTGGGATGGTTGCGTTTTCTACATCTCTTATTCTTTTTCTTAATATCTCTCTCTATAATGAACAATCTTTACTATCCAAACAAATTCTGTTGCGTTGCAATTATCCCTTTCTTCTAAGTGGTTCATTTAAAACATTTAGGCCCTGTTTGGGTAAACAACTTATTTTCAGCTTATACGACAAGTGCTTACCAATATATAAGCGCTTACGAATAAGTTTACATAAGCTATTTTTATAGTCTCAGAATTTGGGATCGGCATAACTCATCTCTACAAAACCgatttgtagggtgaggattgcccccacttataagcacaatACAAGCCATGTCTCTAAGCAATGTTGGACTAAATTCACCCCTTCAAACCGAACATAATGAAGGCTGCAATGAAGGCGGAAATTCTATCATATAGCAAATGATGAAATAATGTTAAGTTGTTTTTGTATATGTTATAAGCTGTTTTCATAATATATCTTggaaaacttatgaaaataagcttttagcttatgaaaaatataataagCTGTTTTCATAAATTCTCCCTATCAGTCTCACCGAATTTATGTGAGTAAGTTAGATAAGCTAATTCAAACAGGCCCATAGTCTCTGCTTTATGCAGCTTCCAAATTTCACCATGTAAACATAGAAATGTTGGGAGTTATTTATCATCCATTTCTTATAATGCATTTCAAACACATGATCTGATTTATGCAGTTTTCAAGGTTCACCTTGTGAAGATAGAAATTTTAGGAGTGATGCTGATGATACTGAGACAGAAGATGCTTCAGTCTCGGGACAAGAAGATTTAAATGACCTACATGAAATTCTTGAATGGGCCAAGGTTTGTAATTGTAAATACACCTAATTTTGCTATTATTGTCTGTTGTTTTGTACTAATAATACATTAACGGTGTTATTATTGCTGATATTATTTTACCAATTCACAGGCTAATAATTGTGGACCCTTACAAATTATAAGTGAGTATTATCGTTTTAGTTGTCCTACAAGGGGATCGACACTTATCTTTCATCCTTTGGAGCACCTTCATTCCTTGGAATATCACAGGCCAGATGAGAACGCTCTTTATCTGTCTGGTTCACTTATTGGTTTGAAATCCTGTAGTACGGGTCTGGGATTAGCCGAGGTATGCTGGAATAAAATTTTGGTTGGGCTAAATTACTTCTATTTTACTTTTCGTCTTTTGGGTTGTCATGTTTGATGGTCATGGTAAACAAGTACTTCGTTTTTGGTCTGTTCTTTTCAGGCACAAAATTGTCTTCTGGTTGCAGAGGAGGCAACAGCATTATCTATATGGGCTGTAGCGTGCTTATGTGGTACCTTGAGACTTGAACATGTGAGTTCTGTTTCTGCCAATGTTTTTATGAAATCCATTTTCCTTTACCCTTTATGAAAATCCTTATTCATGGTAACACCGGTTGAACTTGTTGGTTTAACATAAAGAAAGGAGAGAAATAAGTAATAGGAAAACCAATCATATGTGATAAACTAAATAACTATATCTTAATATCAATATAAGATATTTCATATATTCTAACACACTTCCTTAAACTATGTTTGTTGTAAATATGGCTTTTGAAATGCAAAAATAAGCAAATACAAATACACAATCATTCTCAAAACCACAACTTTCATGAACAACAAGCAAACCGAATCACAATGTAACAGAGATTGAGGCAAAAAATAATATAGGGAACCTTGACAAGAAACACTCAAAATTTAATGCACAACAAGGGTGTGTGAATGAGTAGAGGCAAAGACGATGCCTATGAACAACTGAGAGCCAAAGGAGTCCAAACAGcctaaaaaacaattaaacagcGGTTAAGAAACTACCAAAAGTGGGACCTACGACGTGTAGGGGTGGAAATGGGTCAGGTCGCCTGAAAGGGGCTTATGGCCTGGTCTACTCAAGTTTCGGCTTGGCCTGGCCCGTTTAATAAAAAAGTCATGTTCAAACTCTTTAAAAAACCTATTTATTTAAACAAGCCAgacttagggtctgtttggaCTGGCTTATTAACGCTAATCTACTGACATATGTTTTATGACACTCTTTGGTAGTCCTTATCAAAACAGATTATGAAACTTTTCTTAAACTTTTTTAAATTCATTCAgtcttttgttataaaaatagtttatgCAAGCTTATTCATAAGCGCTTAATTTGAaagctgtttatccaaacaggCCCAGACCTACTAGGCCTATATATAATAATGATATGAAATATTTCTTGGGAAAATTATTAAATGTAATGCAGGTCGGATATTTTTCTATTATAGATTTTTCTGTTAACCTTTTAAGAAGCAGGTCGGATGATTTTTTGAAGTCTCAACACAAAATAGGCTTTTAAACAGATTTGTGTAGGTCAAGTCAGGCTTAAAAATGGCCAAGCTCTGGCTTAAAATAAAATCTATGTCAGGTAATAGACCAAGCCTACACCTTCGCTTTTTTTAGTAGGCATGACTCGTTTAAGCAAAGCTTGGCCAGGCCAATTTCCATGCCCCGAAATACACAAACAACGCTgactttattaaaaaataaaagcgcTAACACAACAGCAGCATAGAAACTCAAGTACACAGAAATGCACAGGCATGAGCTATAGCAGAAGTAAAGAGGGCCTATGTTACACCTTCACTGGAAGATCCATAAAAGCTAACAGTGCTGCACAACAAAGGAGGGTTGAGCTGTTTCTGAGCCACAATCATCAAATGAGAGCAGATGCAAGTAAAGGAGACAGTGGCGAGCTGGGTAAAAGCAGTAGCAACCTAAGATGAGGTATCACGTTCCGTCATGCCAAGTGTAGAGGAAAAGTAGGGTCTATTACGAGCCAAAAAACTGTGATCAAAACAATCTACCTAACATTGTTGGAATCTCGAAGAACACAAACAAACGCCATAACCCAAACAACTATAAGAGAGACAAACAAAACATACTATTAAGAGTCGTACATCGGAAAATATATGGCCCGAATATATGGTATAAGTGGAGACAATTCTCACCTCATAAGCTGGTTTTGTAAGTTGAGTTAGACCCAACCACAATTCTAAGATGGTATCAAAGACTTGTTCAAAGATCTGTTGGGACACCTGCGATCAAGTTTCTGCTATTGGACCACCCACCATTTATATTCACGCATGAGGGCCAATAGTGCTGAGTGTGAGTGTGTATATTAAGAGTCCCACGCCGGAAAATATATTACTTCCTATCAGATTAAAATGTATATAACAATTGTTTCATGATTTAAAAGAGGTGATATTAGTTATTGATTTAATCACGTTTAAGGCTGTATGTTGAAGTAGTTGGCCACTAGAGCTGAAATGTAGCGATCTGAGCATAACTGTTTCATAATAATTGTCGACTAGTCTTACAGCTAGATGATGTTGGTTTGCAGGTGTTAACATTCTTTGCTGGAGCTCTATTGGAGAAGCAGATTGTAGTTGTCTGTTCTAATTTGGTACGTGTTCCTCAAATTATGTTAGTAATGATCTTGTGTTGGATGATGGACCTAACTCTTCAACTTGCATACTGATGCAAATGTGTCAGTGCCACTTTTTATACACATGTTTATGGTTTAGTTCTTCAGATTCATTATTATTAGCTTATTAAAATGCCACTGTTAGGGACAATAGTACTTGAATTTTTAGTGTACTA
The sequence above is a segment of the Vicia villosa cultivar HV-30 ecotype Madison, WI unplaced genomic scaffold, Vvil1.0 ctg.000864F_1_1, whole genome shotgun sequence genome. Coding sequences within it:
- the LOC131631817 gene encoding uncharacterized protein LOC131631817, translated to MSGVAKEEESGWGASFFMQTTEDVAKAVSAAMNTPRPSVIYSSKNEQGGSQLQRLQYQVTKMIKGFSRPPEVKYANYNPEILTSQKRQWAANFHLQYNDHKSWKEPTKLFESMVVVGLHPNSDIQALQRQYLVRRSEGSGKLRSALGYQNQSRVEPNVEPQVLFVYPPEKQLPLKEKDLLSFCFPGGLEVNAVEKTPSMSELNEIHFGQEHFKQRDLSFVFRLQGADNSTLYGCCVLVEELVHKPSGLLSMVPEKQAASNSSLRRHILTTQRCYCILSRLPFFELHFGVLNSIFMQERLERLTRSVEYFNEFPEGSYEGENLEGNSERLVVNDRLTEDKLDENPRISQSNLNNSQPKNSEDDSNHQEKQMVNEEMHTLKEGADDDNIVPIHPETDGEIVKEMSGLTIAEDSNTYGNALATNKQSEDRRLPNAILPLLRYSQYESSESSCSFQGSPCEDRNFRSDADDTETEDASVSGQEDLNDLHEILEWAKANNCGPLQIISEYYRFSCPTRGSTLIFHPLEHLHSLEYHRPDENALYLSGSLIGLKSCSTGLGLAEAQNCLLVAEEATALSIWAVACLCGTLRLEHVLTFFAGALLEKQIVVVCSNLGILSASILSVIPLIRPYQWQSLLMPVLPNDMLDFLDAPVPYIVGVRHKTNEVQSKLTNVILVDANRNQVKSPSLPQLPRQKELMSSLRPYHATLVGESYLGRRRPVYECTEMQVEAAKGFLSVLRSYLDSLCYNIRSHTITNVQSNDDKVSLLLRESFIDSFPYREQSFMKLFVDTQLFSVHTDLVLSFFQKE